The Deinococcus metalli genome window below encodes:
- a CDS encoding V-type ATP synthase subunit B: MTLLQKEYNDVAYISGPLLFVNAASDLAYGAIVNIKDAGGKMRGGQVISVSDQNAVIQVFEETRGLDLATASVSLVEDVARLGVSKEMIGRRFDGLGRPIDGLPAVVAERRQSINGQPMNPAARAKPEEFIQTGISTIDVQTSLIRGQKLPIFSGSGLPHNELAAQIARQAKVPGHEGDFAVVFAAMGLTQREVSFFTQEFERTGALARSVLFLNKADDPAVERLLTPRMALTTAEYLAFEHGYHVLVILTDLTNYCEALREIGGAREEIPGRRGFPGYMYTDLASLYERAGVVDGKPGSVTQVPILSMPDDDITHPIPDLTGYITEGQIVVDRTLNSKGVFPPINPLPSLSRLQGNGIGKGKTRADHKNISDQLFAAYANGLDLRKLVAITGEDALTETDKLYLKFADDFETYFIGQGDQDRSIEDSLTVAWGILSKLPQSQLTRISKDAIDKYYGQKMDEMWRGGRSMQ, translated from the coding sequence GTGACCCTTCTGCAGAAGGAATACAACGACGTCGCGTACATCTCCGGGCCGCTGCTGTTCGTGAACGCCGCCAGCGACCTGGCGTACGGCGCGATCGTGAACATCAAGGACGCCGGCGGCAAGATGCGCGGCGGCCAGGTCATCTCCGTGTCCGACCAGAACGCCGTGATCCAGGTGTTCGAGGAAACGCGCGGCCTCGACCTCGCCACCGCGTCGGTGAGCCTCGTCGAAGACGTGGCCCGCCTGGGCGTGAGCAAGGAAATGATCGGCCGCCGCTTCGACGGCCTGGGCCGCCCCATCGACGGGCTGCCCGCCGTGGTCGCCGAGCGCCGCCAGAGCATCAACGGCCAGCCCATGAACCCGGCCGCGCGCGCCAAGCCCGAGGAGTTCATCCAGACCGGCATCAGCACTATCGACGTGCAGACCTCGCTGATCCGTGGGCAGAAGCTCCCGATCTTCAGCGGCTCGGGTCTGCCGCACAACGAACTCGCCGCGCAGATCGCCCGCCAGGCCAAGGTGCCCGGCCACGAGGGCGACTTCGCCGTGGTGTTCGCTGCGATGGGACTGACCCAGCGCGAGGTGTCGTTCTTCACGCAGGAATTCGAGCGCACCGGGGCGCTGGCCCGCTCGGTGCTGTTCCTGAACAAGGCCGACGACCCGGCCGTCGAGCGTCTGCTCACGCCCCGCATGGCCCTCACGACCGCCGAGTATCTGGCGTTCGAGCACGGCTACCACGTCCTCGTGATCCTGACGGACCTCACGAACTACTGCGAGGCGCTGCGTGAAATCGGCGGCGCGCGTGAAGAGATCCCCGGACGGCGCGGCTTCCCCGGCTACATGTACACCGACCTGGCGTCGCTGTATGAGCGCGCCGGCGTGGTGGACGGCAAGCCCGGCTCGGTCACGCAGGTGCCGATCCTGTCCATGCCCGACGACGACATCACCCACCCGATTCCCGACCTGACCGGGTACATCACCGAAGGGCAGATCGTGGTCGACCGCACCCTGAACTCCAAGGGCGTGTTCCCCCCGATCAACCCGCTGCCCAGCCTCTCGCGTCTTCAGGGCAACGGCATCGGCAAGGGCAAGACCCGCGCGGACCACAAGAACATCTCCGACCAGCTGTTCGCCGCGTACGCCAACGGCCTCGACCTGCGCAAACTCGTGGCGATCACGGGTGAAGACGCGCTGACCGAGACCGACAAGCTGTACCTGAAGTTCGCCGACGACTTCGAGACGTACTTCATCGGCCAGGGCGACCAGGACCGCTCCATCGAGGACTCCCTGACCGTCGCGTGGGGCATTCTCAGCAAGCTGCCGCAGAGCCAGCTCACCCGGATCTCGAAGGACGCCATCGACAAGTACTACGGTCAGAAGATGGACGAGATGTGGCGCGGCGGCCGCTCGATGCAGTAA
- a CDS encoding V-type ATP synthase subunit A, with protein sequence MTQNKSGVVQSIAGPAVIAKGMYGAKMYDIVRVGSERLVGEIIRLDGDTAFVQVYEDTSGLTVGEPVQTTNLPLSVELGPGMLNGIYDGIQRPLGKIREASGDFIARGIEVSSLDRTQLWDFTPSVNVGDSVTGSAILGTVPEFSFTHKILTPPDKAGRIAWIAPAGQYTIDQTIARLEDGTELRMAHYWPVRAPRPVSQKLDPSLPFLTGMRILDVLFPLVMGGTAAIPGPFGSGKTVTQQSVAKYGNADIVVYVGCGERGNEMTDVLVEFPELEDPKTGGPLMHRTILIANTSNMPVAAREASVYTGITLAEYFRDQGYSVSLMADSTSRWAEALREISSRLEEMPAEEGYPPYLGAKLAAFYERSGAVKTLAGEDGAVSVIGAVSPAGGDMSEPVTQATLRITGAFWRLDAGLARRRHFPAINWNGSYSLFTPILDKWYRQNIAEDFPELRQRIGTILQEEASLQEVVQLVGPDALQDNERLIIETGRMLRQDFLQQNGFDPVDASASMPKNYGLMRMFLKFYDQADSALKNGATIDEIIQSPVIEKLARARYTPEDQFAAYTDGVLGDLDSTFKAVKA encoded by the coding sequence ATGACGCAGAACAAGAGCGGCGTCGTGCAGAGTATCGCCGGCCCGGCGGTCATCGCCAAGGGCATGTACGGCGCGAAGATGTACGACATCGTGCGCGTGGGCAGCGAGCGCCTCGTGGGCGAGATCATCCGCCTCGACGGTGACACCGCCTTCGTGCAGGTGTACGAGGACACGTCCGGCCTGACCGTCGGCGAGCCCGTGCAGACGACCAACCTCCCCCTGAGCGTGGAACTCGGGCCGGGGATGCTCAACGGCATCTACGACGGCATCCAGCGCCCGCTGGGCAAGATCCGCGAGGCCAGCGGCGACTTCATCGCGCGCGGCATCGAGGTCTCGTCCCTCGACCGCACGCAGCTGTGGGACTTCACGCCCAGCGTGAACGTCGGCGACAGCGTGACCGGCAGCGCCATCCTGGGCACCGTGCCGGAGTTCTCCTTCACGCACAAGATCCTGACGCCGCCCGACAAGGCGGGCCGTATCGCGTGGATCGCGCCGGCCGGTCAGTACACCATCGACCAGACCATCGCCCGTCTGGAAGACGGCACGGAACTGCGCATGGCCCACTACTGGCCCGTGCGTGCGCCCCGCCCCGTGTCGCAGAAGCTCGACCCCAGCCTGCCGTTCCTCACCGGCATGCGCATCCTGGACGTGCTGTTCCCGCTGGTCATGGGCGGCACCGCGGCCATCCCCGGGCCGTTCGGTTCGGGCAAGACCGTGACCCAGCAGTCGGTGGCCAAGTACGGCAACGCCGACATCGTGGTGTACGTGGGCTGCGGCGAGCGCGGCAACGAGATGACCGACGTGCTGGTGGAATTCCCGGAACTGGAAGACCCGAAGACCGGTGGGCCCCTGATGCACCGCACGATCCTGATCGCCAACACCAGCAACATGCCGGTGGCCGCGCGTGAAGCCTCGGTGTACACCGGCATCACCCTGGCCGAGTACTTCCGCGACCAGGGCTATTCCGTGTCGCTCATGGCCGACAGCACGTCCCGCTGGGCCGAGGCGCTGCGCGAGATCAGCTCCCGCCTGGAAGAAATGCCCGCCGAAGAAGGCTACCCGCCGTACCTGGGCGCCAAGCTCGCGGCGTTCTACGAGCGCTCGGGCGCCGTGAAGACCCTGGCCGGCGAGGACGGCGCGGTCTCCGTGATCGGCGCCGTGAGCCCGGCCGGCGGCGACATGTCCGAGCCCGTCACGCAGGCCACCCTGCGGATCACCGGCGCGTTCTGGCGTCTGGACGCGGGCCTGGCCCGCCGCCGCCACTTCCCCGCGATCAACTGGAACGGCTCGTATTCGCTGTTCACGCCGATCTTGGACAAGTGGTACCGCCAGAACATCGCCGAGGACTTCCCCGAACTGCGCCAGCGCATCGGCACCATCCTCCAGGAAGAAGCCTCCCTGCAGGAAGTCGTGCAGCTCGTCGGTCCGGACGCCCTGCAGGACAACGAACGCCTGATCATCGAGACCGGCCGCATGCTGCGCCAGGACTTCCTGCAGCAGAACGGCTTCGACCCGGTGGACGCCTCGGCCTCCATGCCGAAGAACTACGGCCTGATGCGCATGTTCCTGAAGTTCTATGACCAGGCGGACTCGGCGCTCAAGAACGGCGCGACCATCGACGAGATCATCCAGAGCCCCGTGATCGAGAAGCTCGCCCGCGCCCGCTACACGCCGGAAGACCAGTTCGCGGCGTACACCGACGGCGTGCTGGGTGACCTCGACTCCACCTTCAAGGCGGTGAAAGCGTGA
- a CDS encoding V-type ATP synthase subunit F yields MRKVVVLTDHETATGFRLAGAEVVDTTPEQAQQALEKLITEGDYGLVAVDTGLIPDPAASTARLMRGRELPILLPIPSLKDAFSPDTVDAKAYMGKLVRDTIGFDIKL; encoded by the coding sequence GTGCGTAAAGTCGTCGTGCTGACCGACCACGAAACCGCCACCGGCTTCCGTCTGGCGGGCGCCGAGGTCGTGGACACCACCCCGGAGCAGGCGCAGCAGGCGCTGGAGAAGCTGATCACCGAGGGCGACTACGGCCTGGTGGCGGTGGACACCGGCCTGATCCCGGACCCCGCGGCGAGCACGGCCCGCCTGATGCGCGGCCGCGAACTGCCGATCCTGCTGCCCATCCCCAGCCTCAAGGACGCCTTCTCGCCCGACACCGTGGACGCCAAGGCGTACATGGGCAAGCTCGTGCGGGACACCATCGGCTTCGATATCAAGTTGTAA